From Hoeflea sp. 108:
CGGCAAGGCGCTGTTCGTCCGCGCCGACGTCGCCAAGCGCCTCGACGTCCACAATCTCGTCGCTGCCTCGCTGGACGCCTTCGGCGACGTCGACATCCTGGTCAACAACGCCGGCATCGACCATAAAGCCGACTTTCTTGACCTCGCCGAGGCCGATTTCGACCGCGTGCTGTCGGTCAATCTCAAGGGCTCGTTCCTCGCCGGCCAGGCCGTGGCGCGTTTCATGGTCGAGAAGGTCAAGTCCGGCGGCGCGCCCGGCGCCATCGTCAACATGTCCTCTGTCAATTCGGTCGTCGCCATCCCCGACCAGGTGCCCTATGCCGTGTCCAAGGGCGGCGTCTCCCAACTCACCACCGTCATGGCGCTGGCGCTCGCGCCTTGGGGCATCCGTGTCAACGCCATCGGCCCCGGCTCCATCGCCACCGACATGATGGCCCGCGGCATCGCCGATCCGGCAGCCCGCAGCCGCGTGCTGTCGCGCACCCCGCTCGGCCGCCTGGGCGAGCCGGAGGAGATCGCCTCGGTCGCCGCGTTCCTGGCGTCCGACGACGCCGGCTACATCACCGGCCAGACGATTTTCGCCGACGGCGGCCGCCTCGCGCTCAACTACACGGTGCCGGTGAAGCCATGAAAACAAAAGACGAACAGGCATCCGCCAACTCCTGACAGACTGCTGTCAGGAGGGGTGTGAGATACTCCTCCCGTTCAAGAAATGGAGGATTTGTCATGCCCAGCTTCACGCCCGATCTGTTCCGCTCCGTCAGGCATTATGCCGGCAAGCTCAGGACCATCCACAATGAGATCCGCACCGAACGTTTCATGAATTCGTTGCCGGAAGACATCCGCAAGGACATCGGTTGGCCCGACCGCTTCGCGCGGCGCAACGACTACAACTGACAAGGCCACAACGGGGAAAGACCATGACCAAGACCATTGGACTGCTGTTCATCGAAGGATATGCCGACTGGGAATATGGCCTGCTGGCTGCCTCGGCGGTCGAATGGTTCGGGCTGCGCGTGGTGTCGCTGTCGCCGCATGTCTCGCCGCTGACCTCCATCGGCGGTCTCAAGCTCATCGCGATGCGCAGCGCCGACCCTGTTGACAACACCGACCTCGACGCCATCGCCGTCATCGGCTCCGACGGCTGGACCAGCAAGGATGCACCCGATGTCTCGGCCATCCTCCATGCGGTCAGGACGCGGGGCGGCGTTGTCGGCGGCATCTGCGGCGGCACGCTGCCGCTCGCCCGCGCCGGCCTGTTTGAAGGTGTCTCCCACACCTCCAACGGCCGCGACTGGATTCTTGGCCACGAACCCGCCTATGCCGGCGCATCGCGCTACAGCGACGTGCTCCATGCGGTTGCCGATGGCAGGATCGTCTCCGCCCCCGGTTCGGCGCCCGGCACCTTCGCTGTCGCCTTTCTCGAAGCCCTTCTGCCTGAAAACAAAGAGCAATTCAGCCAGATGCGGACCATGTTCGCGCGCGAATATGCGCAAGCCTCCTGACAATATGCTGTCAGGAGCACTGTGCGATGATACAGTTGCATTGTCCCGCCATGGCCGCCTGACCCGCCCCAGTCAGGAATGACGCAATGGGACTGCCGGAATAACGCATCGCCTGAAGTCGCGGCGACCCAAGGGGTGACGATGTGCGGAAAATGACCTTGGACGTTATTGCGCTGCCATCGAGGACGCGCGACGTCCCGGATTTCGAGGGATTTTCATGAGACGGGCCGACAGGCTTTTCCAGATCGTGCAGCATCTTCGCGGCGGCCGCCTGGTCACCGCGCAGAAGCTTGGTGCCTGGCTCGAGGTGTCCGAGCGCACGATCTATCGCGATATCGCCGACCTGCAGTCGACGGGTGTGCCGATCGATGGCGAGGCCGGCGTGGGCTACATGATGAGGGAGGGTTTCGACCTTCCGCCGCTTATGTTCACGCGCGATGAAATCGTTGCCCTTGTCGCCGGCGCCCGCATGGTCCGCGCCTTCGGCGGTGCTGCCATGGCGAGGGCCGCCGACGAGGCTTTGGTCAAGATCGGTGCTGTCCTGCCCGACCAGGAAAAGGATCGCATCGCCCGCACCGAGATTCACACCCCGATGTGGGTGGTCTCCGATGCCGACCGCGAGGCCATCGACCTGATCGAGCGCGCGGTCGAGAAGCGCCAGGTGCTCAGCCTCGACTACAATGACGAGGCAGGCCGCGGCTCGGCCCGCGACGTGCGCCCGCTCGGCCTGTGGTTCTGGGGCAAGGTCTGGACGCTGATCGCCTGGTGCGAGATGCGCAACGACTTCCGCGCCTTCCGCATCGACCGCATCTCGACCGTCACCTCCGCCGGCCGCAGCTTCAAGCCCGAACGCGGCAAACTGCTGGTCGACTATTATCGCAGCGTCGAACGCAGCGAGACCTTCGACAGCGACCGCAGCTCCCGGGTCTAGCCGGGCTTTCCCTTCACCTCCCAAGTCAAGCCCGGCCCCGTGCCGGGCTCTTTTTTTGCCCTGGCACAAGGGACCGGCGTCCGCGCCGTCTTGATCCGGCTGAAACGAACGCTCATTGGATGGTCAGTATCCAGTGAAGGACTTCGCCAATGAACATGGACCTCAAGGAAATCGACGGTGCCTGCCATTGCGGCACGGTGCGTCTGCGCGTGCGCCTGTCGAACGGCCTCAACTCGGCCCGCCGCTGCACCTGCTCCTATTGCCGGATGAAGGGCGCGGTCGCCGTCTCCGCCGATCTCGGCGGCGTCGATGTCGTGGCAGGCGCAGAGGCGCTCACCGTCTACCAGTTCAACACCATGTCGGCGAAGCATCACTTCTGCTCGAAATGCGGCATCTACACCCACCATCAGCGCCGCTCGGACCCCAACCAGTATGGCGTCAACGCCGCCATCCTCGCAGGGGTCAGCCCATTCGATTTCACCGAGCTGCCGGTCATGGACGGCATCAACCATCCGTCCGACAATGGTGGCGGCCCGCGCGTCGCCGGAACGCTGAAGTTCATCCCCGCCGGCTAGAGAGCCAGAAACGGTAGCGAGGTCGGAGGCAGCCCCGCCGCAATGCTCTCGCAATCTGTTCCGGTCAAAGGCTTTTCGAAAGATCCGTTCGGAAAGTCCTGCCCGGAGACAGCAACGCCATGCACTCTCGAAGAAAACCGTCCGCCCTCAAGGGCGCCCTTGTTGTCGCGACCGCCATTGCCTCCGTCGCCGCCTTTGCCGGGGGGCTGCTCTACATCGACAAGCTGATCGGCGGCCCGCTGCTTTCGGCCGCCACACCTGCATTGGCGAGCAGCACCGGTGACGGCAGCTTCCCTGCCGATGCCGACATCCTGAACATCCTCAAGAGACGCATCGACGACCAGGCCCAGAGCGTCGGCATTGTCGTCGGCACGATCGGCCCGGA
This genomic window contains:
- a CDS encoding DJ-1/PfpI family protein; the protein is MTKTIGLLFIEGYADWEYGLLAASAVEWFGLRVVSLSPHVSPLTSIGGLKLIAMRSADPVDNTDLDAIAVIGSDGWTSKDAPDVSAILHAVRTRGGVVGGICGGTLPLARAGLFEGVSHTSNGRDWILGHEPAYAGASRYSDVLHAVADGRIVSAPGSAPGTFAVAFLEALLPENKEQFSQMRTMFAREYAQAS
- a CDS encoding GFA family protein, whose protein sequence is MNMDLKEIDGACHCGTVRLRVRLSNGLNSARRCTCSYCRMKGAVAVSADLGGVDVVAGAEALTVYQFNTMSAKHHFCSKCGIYTHHQRRSDPNQYGVNAAILAGVSPFDFTELPVMDGINHPSDNGGGPRVAGTLKFIPAG
- a CDS encoding YafY family protein — translated: MRRADRLFQIVQHLRGGRLVTAQKLGAWLEVSERTIYRDIADLQSTGVPIDGEAGVGYMMREGFDLPPLMFTRDEIVALVAGARMVRAFGGAAMARAADEALVKIGAVLPDQEKDRIARTEIHTPMWVVSDADREAIDLIERAVEKRQVLSLDYNDEAGRGSARDVRPLGLWFWGKVWTLIAWCEMRNDFRAFRIDRISTVTSAGRSFKPERGKLLVDYYRSVERSETFDSDRSSRV
- a CDS encoding SDR family oxidoreductase encodes the protein MKLDGKTAIVTGAAKGIGFAIAERFLREGARVVIADLQQDDGSAAEAELEKLGKALFVRADVAKRLDVHNLVAASLDAFGDVDILVNNAGIDHKADFLDLAEADFDRVLSVNLKGSFLAGQAVARFMVEKVKSGGAPGAIVNMSSVNSVVAIPDQVPYAVSKGGVSQLTTVMALALAPWGIRVNAIGPGSIATDMMARGIADPAARSRVLSRTPLGRLGEPEEIASVAAFLASDDAGYITGQTIFADGGRLALNYTVPVKP